DNA from Terriglobus tenax:
AACGGGAACTATCTCGGCCCAAAGATTCCCGTATTCGCTCACAAATTCGCCGCTCGTCATATTCGCATTGTGATTGCAAACCGCCCCGGAGAGCGGCCTGGGTTAGTCCGGGGAACTAGATTCCGGATGCTTATCGGCAGATCGTGCACCAAACAGGTAGATGATGCCCTCGTCGACGAGGTAGATCCCCAAAGCCGCAGGTAACAGACCATATGCAGGCAACGACTGGTCACCAAACGGCACAAGGAAGATCACCATCATCTGAATGAGCAGTATCAGCAATATTGCTAACCAAAACCGCAGCATCCTACGCGCTTCCCATCGAAGCACCATCACTAGCGCATCCACGGCTACGCACACACCTGCAGCTCTTCCACGGCCCCAGCCCGCAAAATGGGCAACAATCATAAAAACAGGAATCCCACAGAGCAAACAAAGAAGCGCAATCCTACGTTCAGCACTATCGGATTCGCTCGCTGATCTTATGCCGTTTGCATCACTCTTCATGCTAATTACCCGCCATGCAGGAACTATACGACTGATAAGTTTTTGCCAGATCCTCCGCCGTACTGATACCTGTCGAGATATAGCTCAGAATAGGCAACGCGCTCAATGCTTTGAAGTTGTTGGCGACCGCAGATGCTTTATCGAGTATTGCGAGTGTGGATGCGGCTGTTCCCAATGTGCCATTCGCGAAATTACCAACTCCTTGAGCGAAACTCGTTGAGGTCGCAGCAGAATATCCAGTAGCGACTGTACCAACCGCAATTGTTCCAACCAGTCTCACAGCACCGCCCCCGGGAAGAAACCCTGCTCCAATAGATGCTACGTCAAGCGCTAATGAGACGCCATTCTTCTTCAAAGCCACACCAGCACAATGAGATGCCGTTGTTGGGTTACTTGGGGCTCCTCCGCTACCATCCGAAGCGCCGCCCCCTGGGCTAAGTCCGCCACGCGACCCGACGTAGCCACAAAAAGTATCCATACTATCGTAGCTACCGTCGACGTAATTGTATTGGTCATAGCATATGTAGTCGCTTGTCCCTTGGGGGTCGATTCTTATCAGAGGATTATTGCTGGCATACGTATACCGATTGAATGACTGCGGATCGAAGATGCTGTAACTTCCGTCGTACGGATCAGGGCTCTGCCATCTTCCGGTTGCGGAGCTGAGTTCGCGGAAGGTGGCGTGTTCCATGCCCGATCCCTGAGCCAGATCGTGGTCGGTCAGGGCGAAGTGGGATGGGTTTGTGTCAGACGATGAACTGGTCAGGCCATCGCCGAAGGGAGCGGAGTAGAACGATGCTTCCATCGCGCCGGAGGAAGAAGTCCGGATGCGATCCGTACCAACCAGATCCTGGTGCTGATAATGAAGTCCATTGGAATCGGAGTACGCATACGGCTGACCACCCACGTAATACTGCGTGGCGATAAAGCTTCCATCGTCCTGCCACGTCGTGCTGCGTCTTCCGGACAAATCGAACCCATATCTCTTTACGGTTCCGAACTCGTTGGTCTTGACCCGATGGTTCAAGGCGTCATACATGTACGACGCCAGCACCGTAGAACCCGCCGCATCTCTCACCTCGGTCAAATTACCTTCGGCATCATAGATATAGCTACGCTGGCCGTCGTTCGTCAGATTGCCAGCGGCGTCGTATCCGTACCCTTGGATATGATTATGCACGTCGAAGCTCAGAGACTGACCGTCCTGCTGCACGCGGTTGCCATAACGGTCATAAGACCAGGTATGGCTAACCGTCGGCCCAGGCATACTCACTATACGATCGAATTCGTCATAGGCAATCGTCGCACACTGCCCCAAAGCGGTATCGCAAAGCCCATCCATTCTTGAGGCTATGTATGTGGTACCGACACCGTACATCTGAGTGTTGCAATTGAATTCGGGATTCCCCGCGCACACCCATTTTGCCTGTTGGCGGCCGCTTGGTCCAAACCAGTTAAAGGTGTTGAGCCCATTTCCCTGGGCACTCGTCACCGCCCCAAACGGACTCATCGACGTAGCAGTGTAAAGCGACCCGAAAGAGCTATTGTTTATCGATGTCATCTGGCTTGCCAAGTTGTACCCGTAAGTCGCCGTGGGAGCGCTTATCCAGCTCTCTTGAACCATGCGTCCTGCAAGATCGTATTGATACCACTTCCAAACATCACGAGCGGGATTGCCACACCAGTCAGGTAGGCAGGTAATCGAGTTTGTCACATTCCCAGCTACATCATATGCAAACTGTGTTCCGCCCTGCGTTTCTTCGAATGTAAGCTGGCCTTTTGAAGCCCCTAGCTGAACATCACCCCAATGCGTGCTTTCGTCATACGCGAACGACTTGCTTGGGGTGCCATCGTCGTAGGACACCGAGTTGACGCGACCAAGCGAGTCATATTGTGTTGTGGTCGTCGTCTTTACATTTGAATCAGACTGGTTCGCGCGGGGACGAGTCCGGGTGACTACCAGGCCCGTGGAGTTGTACGCGTAGCTATAGTCGGTGACACCGCGCTCCGGCTCCTCGGTATGGATCGTCCGGCCAGCAGCATCGGTCTGGAAGACGCGACTCCGGTCTCCTTGGCTGATCGTTGTCTTATGGTTCACATCGTCGTAGTCGTAGTGGGTGTTGTATCCGCTACCAGCGATATCCGTCGGGCATGTCGAGGGAGAGCCGGAGTTCGGGAATGTTGCTCCCGTCAGCTCGCAGACTTCTTTGACGCGGCCCAGAAGGTCATATTGTGTGATGGTGCCCTTGCCCGGATTAACCTGCGTCTTAGCTGCGCGAGACCAGTAGGTGTTTGTTGTGGTCGATCCGTCTGGGCGGCTGATCGACAGAGTGCGCCCAAGGGCGTCGTAGGTATAGTTCGTACTGTTCGACGTGCATTGCGACCCGCCCGTGTCTGACGACGCAGAGTAGGGAGCGCTCACGCTCTGCACCTGCCCGGCTGCGTCATAGCAAGTGTCCGTCAGATACCAGGTGCTGGCTGAAGCCTTAACAGCCGTACGCCATGCCCGACCATAACCATCCAGATACGTCTTCTGTACGGCGGTGTCGTTGCTGTTGAGCTTCGTTGCTACTCGGACCATCGACGGGACATAGGTGTAGTCCACCTCACCTCCACCAGGGGTGCCGACTTTTGTAGGCCGCATTAAAGCGTCATACTGCAGAACCTGTGTGGTCTGGCCTGCGTTGTAGCCAGTGCTCGAAGTAATGGCCGCTGCTCCAGCGTCGTACGTGGCCGATGTGGTCAACGCAGACACCGCGCTATTGCCGGATGTCTGAGAGCTGGAACTGGTCGCAAATGCTCCAGTACCGTCATAGCCGAAGGTGGTCGAAAACCCATTCAACGTAGAACTCCGACGCATACCTGCATCGTCGTTCGTAAAAGTTGTCGTGATGTAATCAGACCCTCCGATCCAAACCTTGGATGAGGTTAGATTGCCTGGCGCCCCACCCAGGAGCGAATGCTGTGGAACGCCCGATGTGCCAATTGCTGCCGTTTCATCGTAGCCATTCGTCGTGTTGGAGAGTATATTACCCGCCCCATCCCATACATAATTAGCCACCAATTCACCGGTGTTGAGATTATATGAATACTCCGTGCTTCGTAGTAGCGAGTTGCTGTTGGCCGGATCGTACTGCCAACTGCCGGAAAGCAACCCATTTGTGTCATAGGCACTTCTCGTCAGCACAGCCGATCCGCCGTTGGACTTCGTCGTCACGTCCGTCTGAGTGACAGCGGTGGTCAGCAACGCAGGAGTCGACTGCGAATTGTAGACGGTTGTGGCTTCCGACAGCGGCGTAGCTCCTGTGTTCCCGCCTTGCCATACGCGCTGGCTGGTCGGATACCATAGGCCCTGATCGGTGCTCACAAAGGCATAGGACGAGTGATTGCTCAGTTCGTCGTCCACTTCCGTCGTGGAGGTCGCGCTGCTACTGCTATGAGCGCGAGCATATATCTTCGAAGACGAGCTTGTACTCCTGGTCAGCGTTGCCGGAGTTCCATCGTCATTGATACCCGATCCATTGCAACCGCCGCTGTAGGCATAGCTGATAACTCCTCCACCGGGCAACGTCACCGAAGCCAAACGGCCAGTCACATTTCCCGAGGCCCCAGGTGTGGATTCGTAAGCGAAGGTGTACTTGTCGTCGGGAGAATCTGGCAGGACAAGTTGGTACGGTAGATCAACCGTTGTCGGGCTGTATTCGGTGATCCCTGAGCACTGAAAGTTTGTTTGAACCGTATAGGTGTGGTATGTAAGCGTTGCCGTCGCGGTTGAGGCTCCACCGTTTTGCAACGTGACGGGATAGGTGAAAGTGCGCGGGCTGGAAGCGGACCCTCCGCCAACAGTCAGAGCGGTCACGCCAAGCGTATCAGTGAATGTACCGTTTGGATTGATCGTGATCGTATTACCGTTGCTGTCTTGGACGGTCGCATTGGGTGAACTCGTCGTGACATAAATAGTTTTGCCGTCGCGCGTATGAACCACAGCTTCAGGCCATCCGCTAATCCATAAACCAGAACCGTCGTATGCTTTCCCATCTCCCGTAATAATGGGCTCTTCATACGTATTAGGGCAGAATCGGCCTGAGTACTTAAAGCCGTGAGCACCACCATAAGGGTCGTGATAGACGTAGTTGGACGTTGTCGTCCCTGTCGCCTGGGGCTGGTCTGGCTGGTTCGGACACTTCATTGTCCCCGTCTTGTATGTGATATAACCGGCCACGGCATTGCCGTTCAGAAGCCCATGGAAACCCCACTCAGGGTCTGGCTGCCATGTCCCGTTGGGTGACCAGACCAATCCTTCGTAGTTCAAAACATACGAAAAGTTCAGGCCGCGTCCCGAACGCGTAACGATAGGCAGTGCGAAATGCACGTTCAGATTGCCAAGATTAACGGTGTCGAAGCCTTTGTTGTCATAGGCACCGAACGGATAGATACCCGTTCCGTTCGTTTGAGCTTCGTTGGAAACAACAAGGCAGAACACAACTGCGATCAACGCAGCAAAACGTACAAACAGCTTCATCGTCCGGGCAGTCCTCAGCAGGAATGCACACAGGCTTGGGGAAATAGAGGTTTTGGTGATTGGCGAGTCTAACGCCCGCTTCAGCCACTATGACAGTCGGCAGGGCTGCGCGTCAATGTCTCAGCCCCATGACTCAAGGGCAATCGCGTACTCAGGGCGAGATTGAGAAAGAACACCGGCAGCGGTTCAAGGGACCCAGCTTCTCGGCCCGGAGGAACACGGTTTCGTCGGGCGATTCGCTCTCAATGACGAAGGCTCGCCCCTGTAACTCCGGCCGACCATGGACGGCGGCTTGCGCTGCGAAGCTTATCGGGACAGGGGCGAACGGCCCGCGCCATTCGAACGATCATTGCGGGCATGGGAATGACGGTGGGGCATCGCTTCATACTCGACACTATGGAGCCGCAAAGCCTCCGCCTCCGGCCTCGCGGACTCGGTTCAGAAGTAACCGGATACGCTGACTGCCAAGCCCTCGAATGGTTCTGCCCCGGCCCGGCGATTCCGCACCGTAGAGCGACCGCTGGACAACCTCGGCTATACCCCTAGCTTGGGTTTTTACGTGCGGGGATTTTGTGAATTGCGACCGTCTTCGAGGCGGAAAAGCCCTTCGAGAAACGCCTGGCTGTCGCCCATCGCTCCGGGGTCCGCGTACGCACAAACAAGCTTTTCGCGTGTCGATTTAGGAAGCTGCTTTAGCTGGGTTTTCGTGAGCGGCTGGCCGGTGTAAAGAAACTCTTTGATGCAGCGTTCCTTAGGGCCACTCAACGACTTTGCGATGAACACCAGCGTCCCGAAGTCAACCACCGTTACGGTTACAGAGTCGAGCTTCATAAGCTGTACGTTCATTAGGCTGCCCTCCCGGTATTACCGATTCCGAGCAGGCTTACGCGCTCATGAACGGCCTGGAGGTCGGCGGTTGCAAGGCGTAACGCCGAGTCGTATCGAGGGTGCTATGGGTTCGCTGGTGCACTGGCTGGCTTGGCCCATTCACTGTCGAGGAAAAGATAGCGTTCGCGGTGCTGGTCCGGCCGGGCCGAAGAGTTTGCGTCCAGGTGCATGACCTGCCACTGGGCTGGTCCATACGTTGGCCACTTGGGAAGTCCGGAGCCATTGGGATCTCCGGTACGGGCGAAGTTGGTCCAGTAGAGTTGCATCTGGTCAGAGAGTTTGCGGTCTTCTGCGTGCCAGACGGCTTCGGGACGCGAATCGAGTGTGCCGAAGACATATTCAATGTCGTCAGAGTGGAAGGCTCCAGCGGCAGGCGTGTGATAGCGGTCGCCTGGATTGTCGAGAGCGAAGTAATAACGGTAGACCGGTTTGGTGCCCGTCGCAGTATGGGCTTCGAGCCACCTCCACGTGGAATAGGCAATGAACTTATCACCAGCGTAGTCGGAGGCTGAAGAGACCGCCTCTTCGGGAGTATTTGCGCTATACAGCTTGAGAAACTCCGCCGAGCGGGTTGGGAACTCACGCTGCACCTGCGCCGTGAAGCCTTCCGCGGTGAAGCGGTTGTAGCCGCCTACGACTCCGCCGCGCGCTTCATCCGCATTCCAGCCTGCGAGAAGCGGAACATGCGCCTGTTCGCCCGCAGCATAGATTGCGACCGGAGACTTGGGAAAGAAATAGCCATCGACGACGGGACGGAAGGACGGCGCCGGACGGGATGCAAGGATGGGCCGCAGGATGTCTTCCGTTGAAATGCGGCGAAGTTCAGAGAGTTTTGTTGTGCCGTACGTGGTGAGAGCAAAGGAGGTGTCCGCCTTCTCACGCTGCTCGCGGGTTTGAATGGGAAAGGTGGCCGAAGTCATAATGCTGCCGCTTTCGCCGATCGCCTTTTGAAACAGGTCCTTGGAGAGGGGCGATGCCATCTGCGAACTGACGGACATAGAGCCTGCCGACTCGCCGAAGATAGTGATATTGCTGGGATCGCCACCGAAGGCAGCGATGTTCTGCTTGACCCATGCGAGCGCGGCGGCCTGATCGAGAAGACCATAGTTGCCGGCCGCATGGTTCGGGGATTCCGCTGTGGCTTCAGGATGAACGAAGAAGCCGAAGATGCCGAGACGATAGTTCATGGACACAACGACAACGTTGCGATGCGCGAGATACTGCCCGTCCTGACGACGCTCCGAGGTGGAGCCGCCACTGAAACCACCGCCATAGATCCAGACCATCACCGGCAGCTTGCCAGGCTCCGCGTTTGCGGGCGTCCAGACATTGAGGGTGAGGCAGTCTTCCGATGCTCCAGGGTCGTGAAAGGCCATGTCTGCATAGACTGCGGACTGCACGCAGTGGTATCCAAAGTCATGTGCGGAGCGAATGCCTGTCCAGGGCTCGACCGGCGCCGGAGCGGCCCAGCGAAGCTTCCCGACCGGCGGCGCGGCATAAGGAATGCCCTTGAAGGCCATGATCTTGCCGTCGGTTGTCGGTTCCCCTTCAACAATTCCGCTGGCGGTCTTAGCCTGTGGGCCAACTGCGGCGAAGGAAGATGCTGTGAGAAGAAGGGTTGAGGCGAGCAGAGACAG
Protein-coding regions in this window:
- a CDS encoding RHS repeat domain-containing protein, with the translated sequence MKLFVRFAALIAVVFCLVVSNEAQTNGTGIYPFGAYDNKGFDTVNLGNLNVHFALPIVTRSGRGLNFSYVLNYEGLVWSPNGTWQPDPEWGFHGLLNGNAVAGYITYKTGTMKCPNQPDQPQATGTTTSNYVYHDPYGGAHGFKYSGRFCPNTYEEPIITGDGKAYDGSGLWISGWPEAVVHTRDGKTIYVTTSSPNATVQDSNGNTITINPNGTFTDTLGVTALTVGGGSASSPRTFTYPVTLQNGGASTATATLTYHTYTVQTNFQCSGITEYSPTTVDLPYQLVLPDSPDDKYTFAYESTPGASGNVTGRLASVTLPGGGVISYAYSGGCNGSGINDDGTPATLTRSTSSSSKIYARAHSSSSATSTTEVDDELSNHSSYAFVSTDQGLWYPTSQRVWQGGNTGATPLSEATTVYNSQSTPALLTTAVTQTDVTTKSNGGSAVLTRSAYDTNGLLSGSWQYDPANSNSLLRSTEYSYNLNTGELVANYVWDGAGNILSNTTNGYDETAAIGTSGVPQHSLLGGAPGNLTSSKVWIGGSDYITTTFTNDDAGMRRSSTLNGFSTTFGYDGTGAFATSSSSQTSGNSAVSALTTSATYDAGAAAITSSTGYNAGQTTQVLQYDALMRPTKVGTPGGGEVDYTYVPSMVRVATKLNSNDTAVQKTYLDGYGRAWRTAVKASASTWYLTDTCYDAAGQVQSVSAPYSASSDTGGSQCTSNSTNYTYDALGRTLSISRPDGSTTTNTYWSRAAKTQVNPGKGTITQYDLLGRVKEVCELTGATFPNSGSPSTCPTDIAGSGYNTHYDYDDVNHKTTISQGDRSRVFQTDAAGRTIHTEEPERGVTDYSYAYNSTGLVVTRTRPRANQSDSNVKTTTTTQYDSLGRVNSVSYDDGTPSKSFAYDESTHWGDVQLGASKGQLTFEETQGGTQFAYDVAGNVTNSITCLPDWCGNPARDVWKWYQYDLAGRMVQESWISAPTATYGYNLASQMTSINNSSFGSLYTATSMSPFGAVTSAQGNGLNTFNWFGPSGRQQAKWVCAGNPEFNCNTQMYGVGTTYIASRMDGLCDTALGQCATIAYDEFDRIVSMPGPTVSHTWSYDRYGNRVQQDGQSLSFDVHNHIQGYGYDAAGNLTNDGQRSYIYDAEGNLTEVRDAAGSTVLASYMYDALNHRVKTNEFGTVKRYGFDLSGRRSTTWQDDGSFIATQYYVGGQPYAYSDSNGLHYQHQDLVGTDRIRTSSSGAMEASFYSAPFGDGLTSSSSDTNPSHFALTDHDLAQGSGMEHATFRELSSATGRWQSPDPYDGSYSIFDPQSFNRYTYASNNPLIRIDPQGTSDYICYDQYNYVDGSYDSMDTFCGYVGSRGGLSPGGGASDGSGGAPSNPTTASHCAGVALKKNGVSLALDVASIGAGFLPGGGAVRLVGTIAVGTVATGYSAATSTSFAQGVGNFANGTLGTAASTLAILDKASAVANNFKALSALPILSYISTGISTAEDLAKTYQSYSSCMAGN
- a CDS encoding carboxylesterase/lipase family protein; translated protein: MPFARRLSLLASTLLLTASSFAAVGPQAKTASGIVEGEPTTDGKIMAFKGIPYAAPPVGKLRWAAPAPVEPWTGIRSAHDFGYHCVQSAVYADMAFHDPGASEDCLTLNVWTPANAEPGKLPVMVWIYGGGFSGGSTSERRQDGQYLAHRNVVVVSMNYRLGIFGFFVHPEATAESPNHAAGNYGLLDQAAALAWVKQNIAAFGGDPSNITIFGESAGSMSVSSQMASPLSKDLFQKAIGESGSIMTSATFPIQTREQREKADTSFALTTYGTTKLSELRRISTEDILRPILASRPAPSFRPVVDGYFFPKSPVAIYAAGEQAHVPLLAGWNADEARGGVVGGYNRFTAEGFTAQVQREFPTRSAEFLKLYSANTPEEAVSSASDYAGDKFIAYSTWRWLEAHTATGTKPVYRYYFALDNPGDRYHTPAAGAFHSDDIEYVFGTLDSRPEAVWHAEDRKLSDQMQLYWTNFARTGDPNGSGLPKWPTYGPAQWQVMHLDANSSARPDQHRERYLFLDSEWAKPASAPANP